From one Treponema denticola genomic stretch:
- a CDS encoding S41 family peptidase → MTCKKEEKPKTIHDLQKLNLSQKEKDEDYEFFWGFIKEGFPFTEVLERNGVDLEKIKEEWYPKLKDIETKSQYLTFYGELCAEITQNKPVGHLHPIDYRYYNKVYKTYYPCVNKDGTENELIKNFYMARPTGAWVPYIWQDVQVIDGIITNIIEEGKIACLRIDSFLITDLDKEKKYYDEIAAFLEKTKDYKHLIIDITRNGGGYTKFWEYIVGIHLRKDIKFHKYGLYTENKYTKEFIDIIFEAYKIKKIEKGTIPNIENANSKHKNAAKLTITIYKLDVTYKPREDRKIWLLISNKSHSGADQFAGFCRQTGFATVVGENTAGAGMSVIGPLPIPLPKSGALILFDSTYALNTEGMSNTEFGTAPDIHVKDGQVPMQACMEAIREYDAKEKK, encoded by the coding sequence TTGACCTGCAAAAAAGAAGAAAAGCCTAAAACCATTCATGACCTTCAGAAATTAAATTTAAGCCAAAAAGAAAAAGATGAAGATTACGAATTCTTTTGGGGTTTTATAAAAGAAGGCTTTCCATTTACTGAAGTCTTGGAACGCAATGGGGTTGATTTAGAAAAAATAAAAGAAGAGTGGTATCCAAAATTAAAAGACATAGAAACTAAATCCCAATACTTAACATTTTACGGTGAACTCTGTGCCGAAATAACTCAAAATAAACCCGTAGGGCATTTGCATCCCATTGACTATCGATACTATAACAAAGTGTACAAAACTTACTATCCCTGTGTGAACAAAGACGGTACGGAAAATGAACTCATTAAAAATTTTTATATGGCAAGACCAACTGGAGCATGGGTTCCTTACATTTGGCAAGATGTCCAAGTTATTGATGGGATAATAACAAACATAATCGAGGAAGGTAAAATAGCCTGTCTTAGAATTGATTCATTTCTAATTACGGACCTGGATAAAGAAAAAAAGTATTATGATGAGATTGCAGCTTTTTTAGAAAAAACAAAAGATTATAAGCATTTAATTATTGACATTACGCGAAACGGCGGCGGATATACAAAATTTTGGGAATATATTGTCGGTATTCATTTGCGAAAAGATATAAAATTTCATAAATATGGCTTATATACTGAAAATAAATATACAAAAGAATTTATAGATATTATATTTGAAGCTTATAAAATAAAAAAAATAGAAAAAGGCACTATTCCTAATATCGAAAATGCAAACAGCAAACATAAAAATGCTGCTAAACTAACAATAACAATTTATAAATTGGATGTAACCTATAAACCACGGGAGGACAGAAAAATCTGGCTGCTAATTAGTAATAAATCTCATTCTGGTGCAGATCAATTTGCAGGCTTTTGCCGTCAAACCGGTTTTGCAACGGTGGTAGGAGAAAACACCGCAGGCGCAGGAATGTCTGTAATTGGTCCACTACCGATACCGCTTCCAAAAAGCGGTGCTTTAATTTTATTTGATTCCACTTATGCGCTTAATACGGAAGGAATGTCAAATACAGAATTTGGTACGGCACCTGACATTCATGTCAAAGATGGACAGGTTCCTATGCAGGCGTGCATGGAAGCAATTAGAGAGTATGATGCAAAAGAAAAAAAATAA
- the msrB gene encoding peptide-methionine (R)-S-oxide reductase MsrB translates to MKNKSILVYLSFLLMAVLFLSCTKAQAEQKLPIGGNGMIKEIYLAGGCFWGVEGYFRQIPGVKETDTGYANGKGDSANYKGLHHSDHAETVKVVYDASKVSLQELLAHYFRIIDPTSLNKQGNDAGRQYRTGIYYVDDSMIKEIQSFVKFMQKKYSRPIVVEVEKLKHFILAEDYHQDYLQKNPGGYCHIDLTLALKPLYDESKFKVPSKEELKKSLKPIQFSVTQEKATERPFTSEYDKFDAEGIYVDITTGKPLFSSLNKYDAGCGWPSFTKAITTQALQYLEDKSHGMTRTEVISKTGGAHLGHVFDDGPADAGGLRYCINGAALRFIPYDKMEEEGYGDYLPYVKPAGNF, encoded by the coding sequence ATGAAAAATAAAAGCATTTTAGTATACTTGAGTTTTTTACTGATGGCAGTTTTATTTCTATCATGTACAAAGGCTCAGGCAGAACAAAAATTACCCATTGGAGGAAACGGAATGATTAAAGAAATATATCTTGCAGGCGGCTGCTTTTGGGGCGTTGAAGGATATTTTAGACAGATTCCCGGCGTAAAAGAAACGGATACGGGCTATGCAAACGGAAAAGGTGATTCTGCAAACTACAAGGGATTGCATCATAGCGATCACGCCGAAACCGTAAAAGTAGTTTATGACGCTTCCAAAGTAAGTTTACAAGAATTGTTGGCCCATTATTTTAGAATAATCGATCCTACATCTTTAAACAAACAGGGAAACGATGCAGGCCGCCAATACAGAACAGGTATTTATTATGTAGATGATTCTATGATTAAAGAAATACAGAGTTTTGTAAAGTTTATGCAAAAAAAATATTCGCGGCCCATTGTTGTTGAGGTTGAAAAACTTAAGCATTTTATTCTTGCAGAAGACTATCATCAAGACTATCTTCAAAAAAATCCGGGAGGATATTGCCACATAGACCTAACCCTTGCTTTAAAACCTCTTTATGATGAAAGTAAATTTAAAGTACCGTCAAAAGAAGAATTAAAAAAATCCTTAAAACCGATACAGTTTTCGGTTACACAAGAAAAGGCAACGGAACGGCCCTTTACAAGCGAATATGATAAATTCGATGCTGAAGGAATTTATGTTGATATCACCACAGGAAAGCCTCTTTTTTCTTCATTAAATAAATATGATGCAGGCTGCGGATGGCCATCATTTACAAAGGCTATTACAACACAGGCCCTTCAATATTTGGAGGACAAAAGCCACGGTATGACAAGAACTGAAGTCATATCAAAAACAGGCGGAGCCCATCTAGGTCACGTCTTTGATGACGGCCCTGCAGATGCAGGCGGTCTACGCTATTGCATTAACGGTGCAGCCTTACGTTTTATCCCCTACGATAAAATGGAAGAAGAAGGTTACGGCGATTACCTTCCCTATGTAAAACCTGCGGGGAATTTTTAA
- a CDS encoding nitroreductase family protein, whose protein sequence is MNEVIKNMLTRVSVRKFTAERVEDEKLKTIVECAKASPTGKNRQMRKFTVVHNREKIQELARAVSSVLDIPNYRIYDCDALILISFEEDDRFGYCDSSVAIENIYLAAHALGLGSVWINQLREKCNSPEIRRVLDSFNIPKNHVVCGISAIGYPAEHPEPKTRTEPVEFIN, encoded by the coding sequence ATGAATGAGGTTATTAAGAACATGCTCACGCGTGTGAGTGTCCGTAAGTTTACGGCGGAGAGGGTCGAAGACGAAAAGCTTAAAACAATTGTAGAATGTGCCAAGGCTTCTCCGACAGGAAAAAACAGACAGATGAGGAAATTTACCGTTGTGCATAATCGGGAAAAGATACAGGAACTTGCAAGGGCTGTTTCTTCCGTACTCGATATTCCGAATTATAGAATCTATGATTGCGATGCTTTGATACTCATCAGCTTTGAAGAAGATGACCGCTTCGGTTATTGTGATTCTTCGGTTGCAATCGAGAACATCTATCTTGCGGCTCATGCTCTGGGATTGGGATCCGTTTGGATAAATCAGTTGAGGGAAAAATGCAATTCGCCTGAGATAAGACGGGTTTTAGATTCTTTTAATATTCCTAAAAATCATGTGGTCTGCGGAATATCGGCTATCGGTTATCCTGCAGAACATCCCGAACCTAAAACCCGTACCGAGCCTGTGGAGTTTATAAATTAA